One segment of Triticum aestivum cultivar Chinese Spring chromosome 2A, IWGSC CS RefSeq v2.1, whole genome shotgun sequence DNA contains the following:
- the LOC123186356 gene encoding WUSCHEL-related homeobox 4-like, which produces MKVHHSHVASYLEKAASASSSPATAPSTSPPSELFPFGAFQCLRPLAPKISLPDQPKKLVAPPDVLGRVRNATKLLCCTVRNHTVQVPVGGTTRWNPSAEQIKVLEALYRGGMRTPNSAQIERITEELGRHGRIEGKNVFYWFQNHKARERQKQKRAALLTLSTLDSSSLPATATKDGAGDKKEACDDAVTSCKRQCRTWGDGHGDAAAEVAAEGCTENVTLELFPLRPQGKAA; this is translated from the exons ATGAAGGTTCACCATTCTCATGTGGCCTCTTACCTGGAGAAAGCGGCCTCGGCGTCTTCGTCTCCGGCTACTGCACCGTCCACCTCTCCTCCCTCGGAGCTGTTCCCTTTCGGCGCCTTCCAATGCCTCCGGCCGCTGGCGCCCAAGATCTCCCTCCCGGACCAGCCGAAGAAGCTCGTCGCGCCGCCGGACGTCCTCGGCCGCGTCAGGAACGCCACCAAGCTGCTCTGCTGCACCGTCAGAAACCATACC GTGCAAGTGCCGGTGGGAGGGACGACGCGGTGGAACCCGTCGGCGGAGCAGATCAAGGTGCTGGAGGCGCTGTACCGTGGCGGTATGCGCACCCCGAACTCGGCCCAGATCGAGCGCATCacggaggagctcggccggcatgGCCGGATCGAGGGCAAGAACGTCTTCTACTGGTTCCAGAACCACAAGGCCCGGGAGCGGCAGAAGCAGAAGCGCGCCGCCCTCCTCACCCTCAGCACCCTCGACTCTTCCTCCCTGCCTGCAACGGCGACCAAG GATGGAGCCGGTGATAAGAAGGAAGCTTGCGACGATGCCGTGACGAGCTGCAAGCGGCAGTGCAGGACGTGGGGCGATGGGCATGGCGATGCTGCGGCGGAGGTGGCCGCCGAGGGCTGCACGGAGAATGTCACCCTGGAGCTCTTCCCGTTGCGTCCGCAGGGGAAAGCTGCGTAG